A single region of the Mycobacterium avium subsp. avium genome encodes:
- the gatA gene encoding Asp-tRNA(Asn)/Glu-tRNA(Gln) amidotransferase subunit GatA — MNEIIRSDAATLAARIAAKELSSVEATQACLDQIAATDERYHAFLHVAADEALGAAAVVDEAVAAGERLPSPLAGVPLALKDVFTTVDMPTTCGSKILQGWRSPYDATVTTKLRAAGIPILGKTNMDEFAMGSSTENSAYGPTRNPWNVERVPGGSGGGSAAALAAFQAPLAIGSDTGGSIRQPAALTATVGVKPTYGTVSRYGLVACASSLDQGGPCARTVLDTALLHQVIAGHDIRDSTSVDAPVPDVVGAARAGAAGDLKGVRVGVVKQLRGEGYQPGVLASFEAAVEQLTALGAEVSEVDCPHFEYALAAYYLILPSEVSSNLARFDAMRYGLRIGDDGSHSAEEVMALTRAAGFGPEVKRRIMIGTYALSAGYYDAYYNQAQKVRTLIARDLDAAYESVDVVVSPATPTTAFGLGEKVDDPLAMYLFDLCTLPLNLAGHCGMSVPSGLSPDDDLPVGLQIMAPALADDRLYRVGAAYEAARGPLRSAI; from the coding sequence GTGAACGAGATCATCCGGTCGGACGCCGCGACGCTGGCCGCCCGCATCGCCGCCAAGGAGCTGTCCTCGGTCGAGGCCACCCAGGCCTGTTTGGACCAGATCGCGGCGACCGACGAGCGCTACCACGCCTTTTTGCACGTCGCCGCCGATGAGGCGCTGGGCGCGGCCGCGGTCGTCGACGAGGCGGTGGCGGCGGGCGAGCGGCTGCCCTCGCCGCTGGCCGGGGTGCCGCTGGCGCTCAAGGACGTCTTCACCACCGTCGACATGCCCACCACCTGCGGGTCCAAGATTCTGCAGGGCTGGCGTTCGCCGTACGACGCCACCGTCACCACGAAGCTGCGGGCCGCGGGCATCCCGATCCTGGGCAAGACCAACATGGACGAGTTCGCGATGGGCTCCTCGACCGAGAACTCGGCCTACGGCCCGACCCGCAACCCGTGGAATGTCGAGCGGGTGCCCGGCGGTTCCGGCGGCGGCAGCGCGGCCGCGCTGGCGGCGTTCCAGGCGCCGCTGGCGATCGGCTCCGACACCGGCGGCTCGATCCGGCAGCCCGCCGCGCTGACCGCGACCGTCGGGGTCAAGCCCACCTACGGCACGGTGTCCCGGTACGGCCTGGTGGCCTGCGCGTCATCGCTGGATCAGGGCGGCCCGTGCGCGCGCACCGTGCTCGACACCGCGCTGCTGCACCAGGTGATCGCCGGCCACGACATCCGCGACTCCACCTCCGTCGACGCGCCGGTGCCCGACGTCGTCGGCGCCGCCCGGGCCGGCGCGGCCGGTGACCTCAAGGGTGTTCGGGTCGGGGTGGTCAAGCAGCTGCGCGGCGAGGGATATCAGCCCGGCGTGCTGGCCTCCTTCGAGGCCGCCGTCGAGCAGTTGACCGCGCTGGGCGCCGAGGTCAGCGAGGTCGACTGCCCGCACTTCGAGTACGCGCTGGCCGCCTACTACCTGATTTTGCCCTCGGAGGTGTCCAGCAACCTGGCCCGCTTCGACGCGATGCGCTACGGGCTGCGCATCGGCGACGACGGCAGCCACAGCGCCGAGGAGGTGATGGCGCTGACCCGGGCCGCCGGGTTCGGCCCGGAGGTCAAGCGGCGCATCATGATCGGCACCTACGCGCTGTCCGCGGGCTACTACGACGCCTACTACAACCAGGCCCAGAAGGTGCGCACCCTGATCGCCCGCGATCTCGACGCCGCGTACGAGTCCGTCGACGTGGTGGTCTCGCCGGCCACCCCGACCACCGCGTTCGGGCTGGGGGAGAAGGTCGACGACCCGCTGGCCATGTATCTGTTCGACCTGTGCACGCTGCCGCTGAACCTGGCCGGGCACTGCGGCATGTCGGTGCCATCCGGATTGTCGCCCGACGACGACCTGCCGGTGGGGTTGCAGATCATGGCGCCCGCGCTGGCCGACGACCGGTTGTACCGGGTCGGCGCCGCCTACGAGGCCGCGCGCGGCCCGCTGCGCAGCGCGATCTAA
- a CDS encoding RND family transporter, whose protein sequence is MTTDQATRSVVAQTIRRLSVPILLVWVAVAAISNIAVPNLEDVAKAHNVSLNTPAAPSFQAMQHIGKVFHEYDSDSAAMIVLEGDKPLGDDAHRFYDALVGKLERDTKHVEHVQNFWGDPLTAAGSQSKDGKAAYVQVYLAGNQGDALANESVDAIRNIVEHTPPPPGVKAYVTGAAPLVTDQFEVGSKGIFKVTVITVLVILAMLLWVYRSVTAVFVLVTVIVEMAAARGIVAFLGSVGLIGLSTYATNLLTLLVIAAGTDYAIFFVGRYHEARHEGQDRETAYYTMYRGTTHVVLGSGLTVAGAVLCLRFTRLNYFQSLGIPAAIGIGVALAAALSLTPAVITVGSLFGLFDPKRQMATRGWRRIGTAIVRWPGPILVVATGVALVGLLALPGYRTNYDARPYMPASAPANTGYTAAERHFSQARLNPELLMIETDHDMRNPADMINLERVAKAIAHLPGIAQVQSMTRPLGTPIEHTSLAFQISAGSIGSIENLQYQKERAEDLLKQADNLKDTIGILNQQYALQKQLAASTHDETQSFHDTIAIINDLRDKIANFDDFFRPVRSYFYWEKHCFDIPACFAFRSVFDALDGIDELSAQFEKLTASLDKLDAGQQKLVTLLPPQIADQEKNLALTLSNYATNLGINAQTRANTDTATALGQAYDAAKNDDSFYLPPEAFTNPEFKRGLKLFLSPDGKAARMIISHEGDPATPEGISHIEPIRNAAKQAVKNTPLGDSNIYLAGTAATYKDIAEGAKYDLLIAGIAALSLILLIMVLITRSLVAAIVIVGTVALSLGASFGLSVLVWQDILGIKLYWICLALSVIILLAVGSDYNLLLISRFREEIHAGLNTGIIRSMAGSGAVVTSAGLVFAFTMASFVSASLLVLGQIGTTIALGLLFDTLIVRSFMTPSVAALLGRWFWWPQRVRPRPASTMLRPYGPRPAVRQLLLWEDGDPAVAPETPSAARHSRG, encoded by the coding sequence ATGACCACGGATCAGGCCACCAGATCCGTTGTGGCGCAGACGATTCGTCGTCTCTCGGTACCGATACTGCTGGTGTGGGTGGCGGTGGCCGCCATCTCCAACATCGCCGTGCCGAACCTGGAGGATGTGGCCAAGGCCCACAACGTGTCCCTGAACACCCCGGCCGCGCCGTCGTTTCAGGCGATGCAGCACATCGGCAAGGTGTTCCACGAATACGATTCCGACAGTGCGGCGATGATCGTGTTGGAGGGCGACAAGCCGCTGGGCGACGACGCCCACCGGTTCTACGACGCGTTGGTCGGCAAGCTCGAACGCGACACCAAACACGTCGAGCACGTACAGAACTTCTGGGGCGATCCGCTGACCGCGGCGGGCTCGCAAAGCAAGGACGGCAAGGCCGCCTATGTGCAGGTCTATCTCGCCGGCAACCAGGGCGATGCGTTGGCCAATGAGTCCGTCGACGCCATCCGCAATATCGTGGAGCACACGCCGCCGCCACCGGGGGTCAAGGCGTACGTGACCGGGGCGGCGCCGCTGGTCACCGATCAGTTCGAGGTGGGCAGCAAGGGCATCTTCAAGGTCACCGTGATCACCGTGCTGGTGATCCTGGCCATGCTGCTATGGGTTTACCGTTCCGTCACAGCGGTTTTCGTGTTGGTCACCGTGATCGTCGAAATGGCCGCCGCCCGGGGCATCGTGGCGTTTCTGGGCAGCGTCGGGTTGATCGGGCTGTCGACGTATGCGACGAACCTGCTCACGCTGCTCGTCATCGCCGCCGGCACCGACTACGCGATCTTCTTCGTCGGCCGCTACCACGAGGCACGCCACGAAGGGCAAGATCGCGAAACCGCCTACTACACCATGTATCGCGGAACCACCCATGTCGTGCTGGGGTCGGGGCTGACGGTGGCGGGTGCGGTGTTGTGTCTGCGCTTCACGCGGCTGAATTACTTTCAGAGCCTGGGGATTCCGGCTGCGATAGGAATCGGGGTCGCCCTGGCGGCCGCGCTCAGCCTGACCCCCGCGGTGATCACGGTGGGCAGCCTGTTCGGGCTCTTCGACCCCAAGCGCCAGATGGCGACGCGGGGGTGGCGGCGCATCGGCACCGCGATCGTGCGCTGGCCGGGCCCGATCCTGGTGGTGGCCACCGGGGTTGCCCTCGTCGGCCTGCTCGCCCTGCCCGGCTATCGGACGAACTACGACGCCCGCCCCTACATGCCGGCCAGCGCCCCGGCGAACACCGGCTACACGGCCGCCGAGCGGCACTTCTCGCAGGCCCGGCTCAATCCCGAGCTGTTGATGATCGAGACCGATCACGACATGCGCAATCCGGCCGACATGATCAACTTGGAGCGCGTCGCCAAAGCGATCGCGCACCTTCCCGGCATCGCCCAGGTCCAGTCCATGACCCGGCCCCTGGGTACCCCGATCGAACACACCTCGTTGGCATTCCAGATCAGCGCGGGCAGCATCGGCAGCATCGAAAACCTGCAATACCAGAAGGAGCGCGCCGAGGATCTGCTCAAACAGGCCGACAACCTCAAAGACACGATCGGCATTCTCAACCAGCAGTATGCGCTGCAAAAGCAGCTCGCGGCCTCCACCCACGATGAGACGCAGAGCTTTCACGACACCATCGCCATCATCAACGACCTGCGGGACAAGATCGCGAACTTCGACGATTTCTTCCGGCCGGTGCGCAGCTATTTCTATTGGGAGAAGCACTGTTTCGACATTCCGGCGTGCTTCGCGTTCCGATCCGTCTTCGACGCGCTCGACGGTATCGACGAGCTGAGCGCGCAGTTTGAAAAGCTCACCGCCAGCCTGGACAAGCTGGACGCGGGCCAACAAAAACTGGTGACCCTGTTGCCGCCCCAGATCGCCGATCAGGAGAAGAACCTCGCGCTGACACTGTCCAACTACGCCACCAACCTCGGGATCAACGCCCAGACCCGGGCGAACACCGATACCGCCACCGCACTGGGCCAGGCGTACGACGCCGCGAAGAACGACGATTCGTTCTATTTGCCGCCGGAGGCCTTCACCAACCCCGAATTCAAACGAGGACTGAAACTGTTCCTCTCGCCGGACGGCAAGGCCGCCCGCATGATCATCTCGCACGAGGGCGATCCGGCCACCCCCGAAGGCATTTCGCACATCGAGCCGATTCGCAACGCCGCCAAACAGGCCGTCAAGAACACGCCGTTGGGGGACTCCAACATCTATCTCGCCGGCACCGCCGCAACGTACAAGGACATCGCCGAGGGCGCCAAATACGACCTGCTGATCGCGGGGATCGCCGCGCTGAGCCTCATCCTGCTGATCATGGTGCTCATCACCCGAAGCCTGGTCGCCGCGATCGTCATCGTCGGCACGGTGGCGCTGTCGTTGGGCGCCTCGTTCGGCCTGTCCGTGCTGGTTTGGCAGGACATCCTCGGCATCAAGCTGTACTGGATCTGCCTGGCACTGTCCGTCATCATCCTGCTGGCGGTGGGATCCGACTACAACCTGCTGCTGATCTCCCGGTTCAGGGAGGAGATCCACGCCGGCTTGAACACGGGCATCATCCGGTCCATGGCGGGCAGCGGGGCGGTGGTGACCTCCGCCGGACTGGTGTTCGCCTTCACCATGGCCTCCTTCGTCTCCGCCTCGCTGTTGGTGCTGGGTCAGATCGGGACGACGATCGCGCTGGGGCTGTTGTTCGACACGTTGATCGTGCGGTCGTTCATGACGCCGTCGGTCGCCGCGCTGCTGGGCCGGTGGTTCTGGTGGCCCCAGCGGGTGCGTCCCCGGCCGGCCAGCACGATGCTGCGGCCGTACGGTCCGCGGCCGGCGGTTCGCCAGCTGCTGCTCTGGGAAGACGGCGACCCCGCCGTCGCGCCCGAGACACCGTCAGCAGCAAGGCATTCCCGCGGCTAG
- the gatC gene encoding Asp-tRNA(Asn)/Glu-tRNA(Gln) amidotransferase subunit GatC codes for MSQISRDEVAHLARLSRLALTDAELDSFAGQLDAILTHVSQVQAVDVTGVEPTDNPLKDLNVTRPDEPMPCLTQAEALAEAPEAVDGRFAVPQILGDE; via the coding sequence GTGTCCCAGATCTCCCGCGATGAGGTGGCGCACCTGGCCCGGCTGTCCCGGCTGGCGCTGACGGACGCCGAGCTCGACAGCTTCGCCGGCCAGCTCGACGCCATCCTCACCCACGTCAGCCAGGTGCAGGCGGTCGACGTCACCGGCGTCGAACCGACCGACAACCCGCTGAAGGACCTCAACGTCACCCGCCCGGACGAGCCGATGCCCTGCCTGACGCAGGCCGAAGCGCTGGCCGAAGCGCCCGAAGCCGTCGACGGCCGGTTCGCCGTCCCGCAGATCCTGGGGGACGAGTGA
- a CDS encoding MmpS family transport accessory protein produces the protein MKGFSIASLVKRGWMVLVVVVVVGVAGFCVYRLHGIFGSHNNTSAAGGISDQTEPFSPKHITLEVFGNPGAVATINYVDINVQPRQVLNAALPWSLTMVTTQPGAFSNLVAQGNSDSLGCRITVDGDVKDERIVNQVNAYTFCLVKSA, from the coding sequence GTGAAAGGCTTTTCGATAGCGTCGCTGGTCAAGCGAGGGTGGATGGTGCTGGTCGTCGTCGTGGTGGTCGGCGTCGCCGGGTTCTGCGTTTACCGGCTGCACGGCATCTTCGGCTCGCACAACAACACGTCGGCCGCCGGCGGCATCTCCGACCAGACCGAGCCGTTCAGCCCCAAGCACATCACCCTCGAGGTGTTCGGCAACCCGGGGGCGGTGGCGACCATCAACTACGTGGACATCAATGTCCAGCCGCGGCAGGTGCTCAACGCGGCCCTGCCATGGTCGTTGACCATGGTGACGACCCAGCCCGGGGCCTTCAGCAACCTGGTGGCGCAGGGCAACAGTGATTCGCTCGGCTGTCGCATCACGGTGGACGGTGACGTCAAGGACGAAAGGATCGTCAACCAGGTGAACGCCTACACCTTCTGTCTGGTGAAGTCCGCATGA
- a CDS encoding pyridoxamine 5'-phosphate oxidase family protein, which translates to MLPTPISATDLNIYGDAELPWSRVLEAMRALPSPETPQFLGTVRPDGSPHAAGVGSIEHAGNIYFTSGPATLKSRNLVANPACTLSVRLPGVDLILQGDAHRTTDAGELDAVTALFRDAGWPCERDGDAVVAPYSAQSAGPPPWHLYRFVLRAAVGVALTEPHGATRWAFSP; encoded by the coding sequence ATGCTGCCCACCCCGATTTCGGCGACGGACCTGAACATCTACGGCGACGCGGAGCTGCCATGGAGCCGGGTCCTCGAGGCGATGCGGGCCCTGCCCTCCCCCGAGACGCCGCAGTTCCTCGGCACCGTGCGACCCGACGGCAGTCCGCACGCGGCCGGCGTCGGCTCGATCGAGCATGCCGGCAACATCTATTTCACCAGCGGGCCGGCGACGCTGAAGTCCCGCAACCTGGTCGCCAATCCGGCCTGCACCCTGTCGGTGCGGCTGCCCGGGGTCGACCTGATCCTGCAGGGCGACGCGCACCGCACCACCGACGCCGGTGAGCTCGACGCGGTCACCGCGCTGTTCCGCGACGCCGGCTGGCCCTGCGAGCGCGACGGCGACGCCGTCGTGGCCCCCTACAGCGCCCAGAGCGCCGGGCCGCCGCCGTGGCACCTGTACCGATTCGTGCTGCGCGCCGCGGTCGGGGTCGCGCTCACCGAACCGCACGGCGCGACGCGCTGGGCCTTCTCCCCGTAG
- a CDS encoding amino acid-binding protein: MPSYLLRIELLDRPGSLGSLAVALGSVGADILSLDVVDRSSGYAIDDLVIELPAGAMPDTLITAAESLSGVRVDSVRPHTGLLEAHRELELLDHVAAADDKTARLQVLVDEAPKVLRVSWCTVLRSAGGELHRLAGSSGAPETKADSAPWLPLERAMTLDSSGDWVPKAWRDMDMTMVAAPLGDPHTAVVLGRPGPEFRPSEVARLGYLAGIVATMLR; encoded by the coding sequence GTGCCGTCCTATCTGTTGCGCATCGAGCTCCTCGACCGTCCGGGCAGCCTGGGATCGCTGGCAGTGGCGCTCGGTTCGGTGGGAGCCGACATCCTCTCGCTGGACGTGGTGGACCGCAGCTCGGGTTATGCGATCGACGACCTGGTGATCGAGCTGCCGGCCGGGGCCATGCCCGACACGTTGATCACCGCCGCCGAGTCACTGTCGGGGGTGCGGGTGGACAGTGTGCGTCCGCACACCGGTCTGCTGGAGGCCCACCGCGAGCTGGAACTGCTCGACCACGTCGCCGCGGCCGACGACAAGACGGCCAGGCTGCAGGTGCTGGTCGACGAGGCGCCCAAGGTGCTGCGGGTCAGCTGGTGCACGGTGTTGCGCAGCGCCGGCGGCGAGCTGCACCGCCTGGCCGGCAGTTCGGGCGCTCCGGAGACCAAGGCGGATTCGGCTCCCTGGCTGCCGCTGGAGCGGGCGATGACGCTGGACAGCAGCGGGGACTGGGTGCCCAAGGCGTGGCGCGATATGGACATGACGATGGTCGCGGCGCCGCTGGGTGACCCGCACACCGCGGTGGTGCTGGGCCGGCCGGGCCCGGAATTCCGGCCGTCGGAGGTCGCCCGGCTGGGCTATCTGGCCGGGATCGTGGCCACGATGCTGCGCTGA